The following DNA comes from Erigeron canadensis isolate Cc75 unplaced genomic scaffold, C_canadensis_v1 Conyza_canadensis_unscaffolded:263, whole genome shotgun sequence.
GTAAAGGTGCACGGGGTCTTACCGTCTAGCCGTTGGTACTCCGCATCTTCACGGAGAATTCAATTTCACCGGGTCCATGTCGGAGACAGCGGGGCAGTCGTTACACCATTCGTGCAGGTCGCTActtatgcgacaaggaatttcGCTACCTTAGGACAGTTAGAGTTACTGCCGCCGTTTACCGGGGCTTCCATTCAAAGCTTATAACACTTCTCCTTCCGACTTTCCAGCACCGGGCAGGTGTCAGACTCTATACATCGTGTTACCACTTTGCAGAGTCCTGTGTTTTTAATAAACAGTCGCTACCCCCTGGTATGTGCCGCTTTCCTAATCAAAAGATAGGAGAGCACCCCTTCTCCCGAAGTTACGGGGTCATTTTGCCGAGTTCCTTCGACATGGTTCTCTCAAGCGCCCTAGTATACTCTACTTGTTCACCTGTGTCGGTTTGGGGTACGGTCAGTTCACCGGGAGGATCGACCTCCCAATTCGAAGTTTTTTCCTGGAAGTTTCAACCTTGTTGACTATGACAACAGTCGCGACTATAAACAGACTCGCGACTATGGCAGGGCGGTACGCTCTGCTCTCTCGCGACCCCTACTCTAATCAAAAGACTAAAGGCCCCTACTGAAGATTCAAAGGGCGAGCACTGAAATGAGAAAGGCTTGTAGACTCGTGACGCTGAACGAGACATTCGAAAACTAAAGCGCACACTAGAAAGTGCTTCGAAAGGTGTCAGCAGGTGCGCGGAGCCGGAGCCCGGCATGTTCGCCCGCTGGGCCGAGTGTTCGCCCACTTCAGAGTCTTCGCCTTTAGATAACAAAAAGTGTCCGCCCCTTAGGTCGCCAAACTACGACGAGAGTTTCGCCTTTTGAAGCGCCAGTCGCGTAGGGCGACCGGGCCAGGCCGAGTCAGAAAGGCTTTGATGACTCAAGGTTCATATTAGGGAAAGGAGAGTGAGGGGAAGAGGGGGCAGCCCTCGGCCCGATCATCCAATTCGCTCCAACAGACAGGCATGGTTCTGTAGTCAAAGCAACTTCGTCACTTTCGTGTACCCATCGGACGGCAGCCCTTTCGGGGGTTCCTTAGGGACCGATTCACTCTGCGTAGATTGACTGAACGCAGAAAACCTTCCACTGGCAGGCGATCGTGTTTTTCACAGGATTTATCGTTACTCATGTCAGCATTCTCACTTCTGATATCTCCAGGTCTTGTCACCAAAAACCTTCCCCGATTGACAGAACGTTCCGCTACTGACACTTGAAAAAGCTGCTTTCAAGGTCTCGTCGCTTCGGTGAATCACTTGAGCCCTGATACATTTTCGGTGCCATGGAGCTAGACCAGTGAGCTATTACGCTTTCTTCAAAGGATGGCTGCTTCCAAGCCCACCTCCTGGTTGTCATCGCTCGATCACTTCCTTTTCCACTAAGTGATTGCTTAGGGACCTTAGCGTACGATCTGGGCTGTTTCCCTCTCGACTTTGGATCTTAGCACCCAAAAAGTCTGTCTGTACAAACGATCTAGGCCTGTATTCGGAGTTTCCTTGGGGTTGGTAAGGCGAAATGGGGCCACCCTAGCCCATTGAGTGCTCTACCTCGGGCCATCGACATCATACGCTCTACTGAAATAGATTTCGCGGAAAACCAGCTATATCCGATCTTGGTTGGCCTTTCACCCCTAGCCACAAGTCATCCCCGTATTTTGCCACATACGTGGGTTCGGTCCTCCAAGGCCTGTTAGAGCTCTCTTCAACCTGCTCATGGCTAGATCGATCGGTTTCGGGTCAAATAGGAAGAACTAGAAGATTCCACCTCTGGAAAGCGCCTACACCTAATGGCTTAAGCCGCTGTTCCCATTTCCTCGCTGACCCATCATGCAAAAGGTACGCCGTTAGAGTGAGTGCGCTTGACTAATATAGAAAGTCAAGGCTCTAAGCTCCGCTCCTTCGACTGATTGTTCGCATCGGATCTCAGGTTCTCTATTGCACTCCCTAAATAGGGTTCTTTTCACCTTTCCCTCACGGTACTTGTACGCTATCGGTCATTGAGGAATACTTAGGCTTAGAGGGTGGTCCCCCTTTCTCGCGTAAAAGCGATCAGAATTCGAACACGCCGCGTTTTACTGGGAAGGATCGAACCATGGGAACGAATCTACAGGGCTATCACCTTCTTTGGCCAGATCTTCCAACCTTTTCACAATTACAGTTCACAGCGCCCTTGACTAAACTAATCTAATAGAAAGTCAAGGGGCTTGAAAGCTTACCTGATTATTAGAGAAAGGTTTGGAACCCTAGTTTTGGAGTTTTCGCCCCAACCTAGGTTAGCCACCGGAGGCAAGCGTTAGACCGTAGCTTGCTGCTAAAAAACGTAATAGGCTAGCGCAGCTCGCTTCGCTCTTCAAGCTCCGCCCCCCCTTACTCAACGTCTTCATCTATAAAGAAAGCCCTTTCTCCAGAAGAGAAGAAGGTAAGCTTTCAAGCCGTAGCTTGCTGGTTTTTCCATCATCCaatcaaaaaagaaagagaatgaaaccTGGCGAAAAAGAAATGAACACTTTGCTGAGCTTCGtctttgtttttcttcaaagcCCCAATCCGCTCTCGCTCGCCGCTACTAACGGGGTCTCGGTTGATTTCCCTTCCTTTAGCTACTCAGATGTTTCAGTTCGCTAAGTTTGAAAAGTCCAAAGAGCGCAGACTAGCCACGGAGCTTGGATACGGTTTCCCGATCGGAGATCCATGGATCACAGACGGTATCTCCCCATGGCCTTTCGCCTCTGAAAGCGTCCTTCCTTCTCAATGCCCGGGCATCCATCCAATGCATTCTTTTCGATCTTGTACCCACGGAGCGGTACACTGAACACCAACCCAATCTCGacgaaaaaaagaaagaatagcAACTACATCAACAACCTTGATTCCTGACGTGAACGGCCGCTTTCTTGGAACTAATTCATAGGCGCTTGAAATTCGTTATAGAACTAAcactatataaacaaatataacaagTGTGCAATACGCAGCATCAACCAACGGAAAAACGTAGTCACGGACTGTGCTATAATGCACCCCAAAAAGGTAAGAGCTCCTTCTCAATCCCATTCGTACCATGTCTACTTCTTTACTATGGATCATGTCTTCGGAGGCTAATGTCGGTGAATCGGTTAATATGACATAGATCGGAAAATGGTTAAATGCTTCTTTGGGAAAGAACTCCTTGCTAACTGCTTCAACTTTCGACTAGGGCAGCAGCTCCCTCTTGCACAACTCCCCCGAACAGCCCAGATCTGATTCACTTTCAGAACCTATTCGTCGATTCCTAACCTTAATAGCTTATTCAAAAAGTCATTTTATAGAGTAAGACCGTTACTAAGAAGGAAAAAAGCCCCCCATCTCGTTCGACAACAAGCCCAAGCCCTTCTCCTCAAAGAGCACTAGTTGCCtttcaaattataaaaaatccAAAAGGTGTTCTCCAAGCCACTTCTTATATGCTTTGATTTGATTCAAAAGAAGTTCGCTTTATCTTCTCTTCAAAAAACACAAATCTCGGGTCTTTACTTTAATTCATCATTAGACTGGTTTTCAGTTCAAGAGTCCCCTATTGTGTATTTTGATGCCCCTATCTTCAAAGGCAGAAGAAAAACATCatattttaatgatttagaaATGAATATCAGAAAAAGGATTGACGGATGGAAGGCCTGGTTTCTCTCTTTTGGTGGTAAGCTCACTCTCTTAAAATCAGTCCTTTCCCCTATTCCTATACATACCTTGGCAGTGCGGTCTCCCCCTAAGACCGGGATTTCTAAGATAAAAATGTTATGGCTAATTTATTATGGGATTCCAATGGTGAGCACAGGCACCGCTGGATTGCTTGGGACAGCATTTGTAAATCCATGAAGGAGGGTGGGTTGGTAATTAGACAGGAAAGCTTTGCATGCCAAACTTGCGGGGGCTTATGTTGTTGGTCAGTTTATCTGGGGCAAGTTTATGAGATCTAAATAGGGTCATCCATTGGATGTGGTGTCTAAGCCTATTTCTTTCTGATTTAAGCTCTCATGTTTGGATGGAGGAATGTTTTCCCTCATGTTAGTACCATTCTGGGCAACTCTCATTGGGTGGTAGGTGCTGGTAACATCAGCTTTAGCATGGCTAACTGGGGTGCTGGTGCTTTTTCTGTGCAGAATGTGGATCTTAATACTCCTAGAAGTTATTCAATCTGCTGATTTTTCTACCTTAGTTCTGCCTAGCTTATCCACAGAGGCTCAATCTATTTTGTAAGATATCTCTCTAGATTCTGACATCCCAGATATACTAGTTTGGCGTCATTCCCCTTCAGGTCTTTTCTCCTCTGCTTCCTATTGGCATTTTTCCAGAATTCATGGCCAGAAAAGTCCTTGGTGGTCTCTATTATGGAACCAGTGGCTTCCTCCTAAGATGGGTTTATTCTCTTCTTCTGGAGATTCCTCAGGAATGCTCTTCCTATGGATGACAGGCTCAGATACATGGGCTTTCAAATGCCTTATAAATTGAATTTCTGCATTAGAAGTCAACAGGATTCTTTACTTCATTTGTTTTGTCAAGGTGAAACTGCCTCTCAGGTTTGGTCTTATTTGAAAGGTGTTCTTAATGCTAGTTTTGTTCAAGATAGTATGTCTGCTTTCACTAAGACCTGGTTGCAAGGCAGTTCTATCAAATCTAAAATGGGATTTTTAGGGTAGTTTTATCTTCTCTGGTTGCTGGGAGTTCGGCTAAGGGAAGAGTACAATGGAAGGGGCCTAGGAAGATGTTCAACAACCATCTCCTTTCCGTGCAGAATGTAGTGTAGAAAAGCAAAGAATCTTTCCTGCTTCAGAGCTATTCAGAGCTAATAGGATAGGTATTCTATTTGAAATAAGGGGGCTACCCTAAGGTGGGATAGTGTGTCAGTAAACACGCAGTGGTTAAGGGCATAGACCTCTAGACAGGACAGATTAAATTGTGGGTTCCACCCCGCTTCCAGTCGAGTTTTATAGATTCCGATAGAGTCACCGCTCGCTTTTGCTTTTGACAAGATGCCCTAGTCCTTTTGGTAAGCGTAAGCATTTCGTAAGCAGAAAAAACTAGATATTAAACTCCCGGTATCAGTTACAATGCTCACTATTACGGATCCCACGACGACAGCTCCCGCTGAAGCAATTGTTCCTGCGGAGGTAGCTAAATTACCTATCCGCTATAGACGGAAAAGGCATGCTGTGGCGGACTTAAATAAAccttagttgaaaaaaaaattattggtgGACCAGAAAGAAATTATTGACCTTGATATAACCCTTTTTATACCGGAGTAAATTCAGACTCCTAGAATGGCACGCACGAAGAAGCCTACTCAGAGTAGGAATCCCGCACattataaaaaaaggaaaaaggacCTGCAACTACCTTAGACTTTCTTTAAGGAAGGTTGCAAATAAGAGCTGATCCTATAATTGTAATAGTAAGATTAGGATCCCGACTCATCTGTAAATTTAAGGCATATAAGGTAAATACATAGATCTAGGTAAACTTACGTATACTATACCTATACGGATCCTTTCTCTTATGAAAAGGAAAACTACGGGATAGCTATGCCGCAGTCAAAAAGACATATTTATGGATATGTACTAAGCCAGCTCTTTATACTAAGGCATATCAAAAAATGGGGTTCGATATAGGGAGTCTTTGCTGTTTACTGTTTACTTTACCTTTACCCAGCTTAAAGAACTGTGCCATAAATTCATAAGAACTGCTATTTGTAGAGCTTCTATAGCTTCGAGCCCTTTAGTTCGTTATCAAGCGTATAGCTTAGAGGGTGATCGCTGGCCACAAACTTGCAAGAGTCAGCTATTTGTTCACATTCAAGCATTCGTTCCCCACGTTCGAGCTAGTCGAATCAGTACTTATTGTTATACCGTTCGTGCCCCTCAGAGCCACTTAAGTCGCTTTCAAGAATAAAAATCCTGCTTCCAATTAATAGACTGAAATGAATTTAAAGATGTTATGGAGGGTTTAAAAGTCATCGGTGCTGGAACTGCTACAATTGCTTTAGCTGGAGCTGCAGTCGGAATTGGAAAGATATTCAGTTCGTTGATCCATTCAGTAGCACGGAGTCCGTAATTGGATACTAAATTGTTTGGTTATGACATTTTAGGCTTTGCTCTCACGGAAGCCATTGCCTTGTTTGCTCTTATGATGGCCTTTCTGATCTTATTCGTATTCTGAGATTCGCTACCGTCAGTAGCCTTCCCCCCAAGGCGAGCGAAGTGACGTGAGGCGAGCGTCTGAGTGAGTTGAGTGAGGAAGTGAGGGCCCTGAGGAAGCGGAGGGAGCGAAAGCTGGATCGGGTTTCACTGTTGTGTTGGTTAATGCCCAACCACCTTCAAGAAGGCAAAGAAGTCAACTTCATAACCTTTTCCATTATCAGTAGCAGCAGTGGACGAATCGAGACAAGAAAAATACAGGTAGGAATCTGCTTATCTACTTGCCTTTCAACCTCAGAGCATTCAGTTCAGGTACCGCAGCGGTCGACGACTTGGCTGGGGCAGATCTTCACTCATTATCCTTCTTCGAACCTTTTGGTATGTATTGCCCCCTAACTATAGATCAGATCCAGCAGACGAGAAAGAAAATTCCGCACTGCTGCTGAGTCGTCGGACTTATCCACCAAAGGATTCGTGGAATTTCTGTGGATTGCGTTGGGGGAAATCTACCAAAGCTAGGCAGATAGATAGACTCCTTTCCCGCTGCTAAGGGAGAGCAAGAAAGATAAAAATTCTTGTTTTTTAACCAGCGCCCCCTTTTGGGTATGCAGGTACTAAGAGTCCTCTCACTACCAACCAGCAGACATCATCTGGCTGGGTCTTGCCGGTATCAACAACGATAAAAAAAACTACCAAATGGAAACAGCAACTAACTATGGCTCTTGGTGGGCCCAGACAACGTCCTAGGCGTAGGGGAGATCGGAGCAACAGGTAACGCCTAGACGACGTTTTTCTTCCTGGGCTGCAGTAAGTAGATCGAGAGGTCGTTTCGCCCCTTGTCCCCGAATATGGGTAATATGTTCTCATACAATGTTGCTCCAATCTGACCTAGCTGGCGAGCGATCCCAGTTCGCGACAGAGAACAAGACAGCAAGCGAGCGTACCTTTGTTCGCTTCTTCTCCACCAAGCACGGAAGTTTAAGGATAACTGTAGGTCGGTGGCTACCTAAGGAAACTCCGATTCGATCCGCCCCCCGGCTGGGAGGCATCTACCTCATCCCGATCACAAGGAGAGGTTCACTATGATGGGGGGTACTTCTTTTTTTCCCTTCCGGAAAGAATGAAATGCATAGGGGACCATCCTTTTGTTGCGGCATGCTCCTCAGATTTACGGATTCACAGGGGGCCTCAGGCCCTACTTAGTTGACTGACAATGACAAAAGCTTGCGAAACTAAGTAGGGCCTTTTGAATTGAATCTTAAGTAGTCTATCAGTGGTGCAAAGCTAATTGCCCCTTTTCAGTAGGGGGCGAAAGGTTAGACCTTAGAAAGTCAGCGAACAGCGGTTCATGTAGGTATGGCGTTCCCCCTTGACTCTCCTAACGTCGAGCTAAGTGATTTCGTAACCTTTTCGTAGCGTAGTAGAATGAAGGCTACGCACCGACGCTCTCTTTTCTATTAGCCTAAGCGTCTTCGCTAACTCGCTGGCCTACTATACCCTACTATACCACTTTTAGGGTAGGCTAGGCTAACTCAGCCGCTTACTTCTACTAATGTAGGGCTAAATAGCGCCCTTTCTTTTTAACCAATTTTAATTATTGCGAACCTATAGGTCCTTAGTAGCGTTGACAAAGAAGAACAGCCGGGTAAAAGACAAcgaatctttttatttatatcttaattatatatatttttatatataataattaagaataattaaaattttaggCCAGCTTGACAAGCTACCCTTCCTCTTGATCTGAGGTGCGAAGATCAAGATATCTTTTTTATGACTTCCATTCCACTTATCGATCCCGGCCCAGAAAAGTGACCGACCAGGGCCCTATTGATGAATGAAAGAAAGGCTTTATGAGCCCTGTAAGCCCACACCTGTGTAGAGTGGATCGTTCAACACCTGCGGCACAAACCCATTTTTGACCTATTGGTCCTAGTATCATAGGCGACCGAACGGCCGCCCCCTAATTACTAGACCAACCTGCTATAATAATTCCATAAACACCTAGCGAAGATATGGCAAACAAATAAAGTAGCCCTATGTTCAAATCTGACAATACCATACCATAATCAAAAGGTACAACGGCCCAAGCGACCAGACTTAACATAAATGTAGCCACTGGAGCCATTCTAAAAAGGAAGAAATTTGCACTACTTGGTGAAATAGGTTCTtttataatcaatttaaaaCCATCTGCTAGAGGTTGTAACAATCCAAACGATCCCACTACATCAGGACCCTTTCGACGTTGCACAAAAGCCATTACTTTACGTTCAGCTAGCACTAAAAAGGCTACTCCTAGTAGAAGTGGTAGAATTATTCCAAGTATTTCAGCTGGAACTGCTATGTACATTTTCGATTTTCTATTCACTCATGATCTGGCCTAGTCGACCCGATCATGATATTTCACTCATGATCTGGCCTGGTCGACCCAATCATGATATTGAAGGATGGGACCTTTTCTCGAAAAAGAAAGGAGATTCTATTTCTTCTTCCAAGCCCTTCTTAGAAGATGCAGTCAGTAAGCTCTCACTTATCTTCTTCATTTACGAAAATAGATAGATAAGAAAAGATGTCAGCCTCTCTTTTCTCGCGGAACACTCACTTAATGGGGCTATTTGAATTGGAAGACAACGACAAAAGTGAAAGAAGGAGGTCTATTTCGTTGATCGATGTCAATGGACCAAGAAATCTGTCCTTTGCTGAAAGCTCATAGGGTAAGAAGAATTGAAAGGTAGGTTTTGTCAGTGATTAAATGGAAAGGTCAGCAGGAGCGAAAACCAATCAAACTCAGAAAGATAGGTAGATCGAGCGCGCTGAGGGAAATTCGAGAGATCCGGAGACATGGCCACTACTGGCCTACGGTCCTTGCAGATTACATAGCACATGCTAAGAGCTGCGATGCCTGCCAGAGGTATGCAGGAATCCAGCGCAAGCCGGCTTCCGAGTTATACCCGATTATAAAGCCTTGGCCATTTCGAGGGTGGGCCATGGATATCATCGGAAAGATCTATCCCAGATCTTAAAGAGGTCATACTTTTATCCTAGTATAGTAGCTACGGTCCAGCCTTCTCCACCTTCTGCCCTGGGTAGAAGCCGAGCCTCCCCAGAATGTGACTTCTACGGAGGTAATAAGGGTCTGGTATATATTACTGTTATTCGTCCAGATATTGCTTATGCAGTTCATGTAGTGAGTCAATTTGTGTCTGCTTCTACCGGTCGGTCCCCGTCGCGGCGTTAGGAGACATTCATTGGGTAATTCCGCAGAAGACCACACAGGCCATAGGTAACGGCTCTTATGCCTTGCCAGCAGAAATCAATCCAGAGACCGTCCTCCCTATCGCCCGCCCAATGCTTACTATCGAGATTGGTTCGTCGGGCTTTACTCCCATTCCAAAGTTTCCGAATTAGCTTTAGAGATTGAGCAAGTGTAAAAAGTATAGAGTGATCTGGTTTGCGCGGCTTTCAGGTTATGTCTACTAGAATAACAACCCGTAGTCTAGTTGAAACCCTCTTTTACAAGATTACAGACTAAAATGACTCGCTTTCTTTCTGAATCTGCTTTCTCTATTGACATATAAGAGTATCGACTTGAGCGCTTCCTCGAAATAAAACGGCGAAGGAACGCCTTCTCTCTCGTGCTATGGCTTTGCTTCCTTATCTGGGGAGACGTGACTAAGCCTAAAAGGCGCTAGACGGCACTGTTGGCGTCTTATTGTCTTTCCATAGGAACTCCTAAAGTATACTTATGCATTTGAGTCTGTTCAGTCGTGCCTATCCCCGATAGTCACTCCTTCACTCactttatttccttatttatgtgattatgtgaCACGTCTATCTTTGAAACTATTACCATTAGCTAAAAGACAAAGATGAAATTAAAGGTAAGGTCTAACTAAACCGGCTCAGTACTATGACCCCGACTCTGTTTATCTATCCCTTTCCCGACTCTGTTAAGGAGGATCGCTAACCCAACTCTTTGAATCTCTGACTAAGCCTGTTCCTCGAGTACCGCTTGCTAATCGGCTAACGGAACTGGTAACCGTTGACTGCTTCTTCTCTTGTCTTTAACGAGTCACTCTAACTCTCTCCTCTGTCTACGCTCGTTCCTGTCCTTAAACGAAGCTCTCTCCGGTTGCTTCCTTCTCCTTGCTAAACTATAAATGATCTCTTACGACTAGCATTGCGATTCACGCATCTCGCACAACCGTGCCTGAGATATTAGTGGTGAATACTCTTGTATACTAGCCGTCTCACAGGTTCTCGTTAGCAAGGatagagagagaaaaggatAGCTTCGAAAGCCTTTAGGCTAGGGAGATGCTCAAACCGGGGCTGGATCGAATTCCTGTAAGACTTCTAtcctttttatctttctttcttactATATTCCCTATATTCAATTAAAAGACTAGAAAACCTCTCTTGTGCGTCTACGTACCCGTCTTACCAATACTGATTAGCTTAAGACTGAAAATCTTAGTTAGATAGCATCTATTGTATTGTCTATCTTAATTCGCTTAAAGCCTTACTTTCAACTCGGCCTCCCGGTCAGTATATCcgagttcgacttaaatagtctcggttttcatattctttatcTTTGATATGTGCGGTCCTCAATTGCCGGACGGCTGCCCTCCATCCCCTTGCTTCACGTGCGTGCCCTTCTTATCATTTGTTGGCTAGCCCTTTGTATTTCATGGCATGGCTACATGTGCCCTTTGGATTTGATGGCACTTCAACCGGGGGTCTTTTTTCATCCTTCGATGCTAACTCTGAACTCATGCTTCCACCTCCAGCTTAAGCACTTCTATCGATCAATTCTGGTTCAAGATTTGAAACTGACAGCCGAACCCAACGAGTGAAGTATACGTAAGGAGTCAGAAGAAAGCAAgcaataaaaaaagaaagatttcaCGGCGATATCAATTCCGTCATATCTGAAAAAAATTCctgaaataaataaagaattctGTCACTTCAAGAAAGAAGGAAGGAATTCCATCAATAATTGCCAAATCCCCAAATTACTAAAGTACTTGCTGCACTTCTTGGGAAAGAAGTCGTCTTGGTATTGGATCCGCTCTTCTCTTAGCATGAACATGAATTCTATTCTATTCGTCTTCTTTATTCAGCCCCCACCCGAACCATTCTTAAGACCACCAAGCCCTCCCGAATGAGTTCTACTATAGAAGCTTTCAACGTAGACCCGGGGACAAATCTTTCACTCACTGAGAAGTGAAAACCTGTGACTAGATCGTCCTGAAGACGGATGCGACGGGAAGAAGTGGCATTTGGAAGTGTTGCTGACTTAACATTTAGGTTTCGGCATAACAAAGCTTGCACTGTCTTTTCGCACTTAGGCGCGCTGCGTGCCATTGGTAATGATTCTACTACGGTGCCACAAATTCGCAAGCTGATCCTAAGTAATCGTTGTTGTTCATTGGATTCCAAAAGAACTACTTCGTTAGGATTGAGGAATTGCTGTAATTCTTCCTGAATAGCCTGGATTCTCCCGTCGAGAGTAACTTTGAAAGTCTTACCTAAACTCTTCCGACTGAATATAATAAAGCCTATAAAACAACAAGCTACTATCATTTCTTCATTATAGATTAAGATCTTCTTCGAACttaatgcacaaataaatagAATAGCAGCAAATAGCATCTTTCTAGCCTGCATATTCGTGGAACTCAATCTCATTTAGAAAGCCTTCTCTCTATCTTTCAGCAACTGAACGGGAAGTGGTTTAGGAAAGGACTTTAGAATAGGATGCGCTCGCCCAGCGAGAAAGGCCCTGACCCTGCCAAccaagtaaaaataaaaaagaaagaagagaacGAAAAGAGAACTTCGTATTTTGGTAACTCTCTAGGAGTCATGTTTAACCTTGAATGCTATTAATAGATTCTACAGCAATAGTCCCTCGGACTCGGAAAGTAATAACGAAAATGGCTAACCCAATAGCAGATTCCGCAGCTGCCACCGTTGGAACCAATGAAGCAAATGATTGACCCATCATATCATCCGAAGAAACGGAAAATACCAAAAAGTTCGAATTCACAGCTAATAACATTGATTCAATTGGCATTGACATAATAGGAATATTTCGTCTATTAAGGAGGATTCCCCGAATACCTGAAATAGAGATGATCATAGAAAATGTGAAATATTTGATAGGATCCGTTTCGGGAACGTAGAATGTAAGAGAAATTCAAATGTTAGAACTCCAGTACGTatgaaaccaaaagaaaaaagactttTCGGAAACCGCCGTCTCATCCAAAGGAATAGAACTGGAGGGCGAACTTCCCATCTGTTCCCGTCTCAATGTGACCTTTTCTCGAAAAAAACAAATCCTGCCGACATACGGGCATTCTTTTTTGTACCTTAGTACACTGAACACCAACCCCCGGAAAAAAGAAAACTACAAGCAATCATGAAACTGGCAAAGCTTGATAACCATTTTCTCATGACGAGCTGGATCATTTTCACAAGATTTTGAGGAGATCGCGCATCAGCTCTGAGATATTCCTTAACCCTTTTCCGCTACAGGTAAAGAAAGAGGCAGAATTCGTTATCGGAGTATCCTCCGCCAACTAACCTGAGCATGCTCTCTAACATCACATACGAGATTCTTTGTCTGGCTTTTCTCACTCCTTAAGGAAGTGTCTCTTCCGAGTCTTTTCTCACCTGCTTTCCTAAGCTAAGTCAGACATTCAAATCAAGTAAAGCGAATGagaaaccttcttggaatcagTTCGTTCGGGAGGGTGTGTTAGTGCCAGTACGGGGTGTGGTACTGGTTCTCATTTCCTGGTTTGGATTTCAGTGAAAAAGCTTTGAAGCCGATATCAAAGGAGTTCCTTGCTTTCTGACCCCAAGTGTACCTCATTGGTAGGCTTTCCCCAACGGTTGCGGCCTGCTGTAGTATGAAGTACGCCCCAAGAAATTGAAGAAGAGTCTCATTCGTTAGCAAAGTCGATAGCCAGTCCATCTTGTCTTCTCCACTTCAATGAAAGCTAGCTCCTACTCCTTTAGGATTCCTTTTTCACTTTTGTTACGAACCTTCACATAGATGACGAGGCTTACCGAATGAGTTGAACATAGTGAAACGAATCCTCACTACCTTTGCCCTAACTCAGAGAGAGAAGGCCGCTCAAGCAGAATCCGAATACGACTTTTGTAAACAAGAGCTAAGCTTCACATTCAACAACAGCAAGAAGACGACTCTCAGTATGCTGACCAAAACAGCTAGCTTGGTATCG
Coding sequences within:
- the LOC122584400 gene encoding uncharacterized protein LOC122584400; its protein translation is MEGLKVIGAGTATIALAGAAVGIGKIFSFALTEAIALFALMMAFLILFSIQFRYRSGRRLGWGRSSLIILLRTFWYVLPPNYRSDPADEKENSALLLSRRTYPPKDSWNFSPPFGYAGTKSPLTTNQQTSSGWVLPGRSEQQVTPRRRFSSWAAVSRSRGRFAPCPRIWVICSHTMLLQSDLAGERSQFATENKTASERTFVRFFSTKHGSLRITVGRWLPKETPIRSAPRLGGIYLIPITRRGSL
- the LOC122584417 gene encoding NADH-ubiquinone oxidoreductase chain 1; translation: MYIAVPAEILGIILPLLLGVAFLVLAERKVMAFVQRRKGPDVVGSFGLLQPLADGFKLIIKEPISPSSANFFLFRMAPVATFMLSLVAWAVVPFDYGMVLSDLNIGLLYLFAISSLGVYGIIIAGWSSN
- the LOC122584415 gene encoding ATP synthase protein MI25-like, producing MRLSSTNMQARKMLFAAILFICALSSKKILIYNEEMIVACCFIGFIIFSRKSLGKTFKVTLDGRIQAIQEELQQFLNPNEVVLLESNEQQRLLRISLRICGTVVESLPMARSAPKCEKTVQALLCRNLNVKSATLPNATSSRRIRLQDDLVTGFHFSVSERFVPGSTLKASIVELIREGLVVLRMVRVGAE